Proteins from a genomic interval of Bradyrhizobium sp. CCGB01:
- a CDS encoding helix-turn-helix domain-containing protein — protein sequence MYVRITTDQRPRPHTIDEFGLSGASDPFISLNEFTYRKGTEIFGEEEPAMYVYQVKLGAVRSYKLLLDGRRQIGAFHLAGDIFGLENSDKHRFTAEAVVETIVRLIKRESLQLMAAKDVVVSRNLLSMTTRNLEHAENHMLLLGRKTAVERVAAFLLEMDCRTGADKMSLPMSRRDIADYLGLTLETVSRALSHLRKAGVLTFLDHYQREIILNDRQRLADYDPQGPAQSGLSFSDDMTT from the coding sequence ACGGATCAACGACCTCGGCCTCATACGATCGATGAATTTGGTTTATCGGGTGCATCTGACCCATTTATCAGCCTAAATGAATTCACATATCGGAAAGGCACCGAAATCTTCGGCGAAGAAGAACCGGCTATGTACGTCTACCAAGTTAAGCTTGGTGCGGTGCGAAGTTATAAGTTGCTTTTAGACGGTCGGCGCCAAATCGGCGCCTTTCATTTAGCGGGCGATATTTTCGGACTTGAGAACAGCGACAAGCATCGCTTTACCGCAGAGGCGGTCGTCGAAACCATCGTGCGCCTGATTAAGCGCGAGAGCCTTCAATTGATGGCCGCAAAAGACGTGGTTGTCTCGCGCAACCTGCTTAGTATGACGACGCGCAACCTAGAGCACGCAGAAAACCATATGCTGCTCCTGGGCCGCAAGACCGCGGTAGAACGGGTCGCTGCCTTCCTGCTTGAAATGGATTGCCGGACTGGAGCAGACAAGATGTCGCTCCCCATGAGCCGCCGCGACATAGCGGACTATCTCGGCTTGACACTCGAGACGGTTTCTCGCGCGCTATCTCATTTGCGTAAAGCGGGCGTCCTTACGTTCCTCGACCACTACCAGCGAGAAATCATCTTAAACGACAGGCAGCGGCTTGCCGATTACGATCCGCAAGGACCGGCACAATCCGGATTATCGTTCAGCGACGACATGACTACCTAG